The proteins below are encoded in one region of Lactuca sativa cultivar Salinas chromosome 3, Lsat_Salinas_v11, whole genome shotgun sequence:
- the LOC111909094 gene encoding phosphomevalonate kinase, peroxisomal — protein MAVVASAPGKVLMTGGYLVLERPNAGIVLSTNARFYAILKPLYDAVGSDCLAEEWMEVKVNSPQMSRETTYKMSLKDFTLQCSSESRNPFVEYAVQYSIAAAYATLDKNKRNDLHKLLSQGMDITILGCNDFYSYRNQIEARGLPLVPESLASLSPFTSITFNAEESNGEKNIKPEVAKTGLGSSAAMTTAVVAALLHYLGVVDLLSSSKDQKNDFSSNLDTVHMIAQTAHCIAQGKVGSGFDVSSAVYGSHRYVRFSPKIISSAQEAVCSTPLDEVIGEVLKGKWDHERTKFSLPPLMNLVLGEPGSGGSSTPSMVGAVKKWQKSDPQKSTETWNKLSEANSELEQHLNLLSKLAAENWDSYKTVVESCSMLKSEKWEGQFSKTSDVEIVKALLGARDSMQNIRSLMRQMGEAAGIPIEPESQTRLLDVTMDTEGVLLGGVPGAGGFDAVFAITLSDSSANLTKIWSSHNVLALLVREDPRGVSLESDDPRAK, from the exons GGTTGCTTCTGCTCCGGGGAAGGTTCTGATGACTGGTGGTTATCTGGTATTGGAGAGACCCAATGCAGGAATCGTTCTCAGTACAAATGCTCGATTTTATGCTATTCTTAAGCCACTTTATGATGCAGTGGGATCTGATTGTTTGGCAGAG GAATGGATGGAAGTGAAGGTAAACTCTCCTCAGATGTCAAGAGAAACTACATACAAAATGTCACTAAAAGATTTTACACTTCAATGTTCAAG TGAATCAAGGAACCCCTTTGTTGAGTATGCAGTCCAATATTCCATAGCAGCAGCATATGCCACACTGGACAAGAATAAGAGGAATGATTTGCACAAATTACTGTCACAAG GTATGGATATTACAATCTTGGGTTGCAATGACTTCTATTCATATCGGAATCAG ATTGAAGCACGTGGGCTCCCTTTAGTCCCGGAATCATTGGCTTCTCTTTCACCATTCACATCAATTACTTTTAATGCTGAAGAATCAAATGGAGAAAAAAACATCAAGCCTGAAGTTGCAAAAACTGGGTTAGGATCATCTGCAGCCATGACAACTGCTGTAGTAGCTGCTTTACTACATTACCTTGGAGTTGTTGATCTTTTAAGTTCCAGTAAAGATCAAAAAAATGACTTCAGTTCAAATTTGGATACTGTGCATATGATAGCTCAAACTGCTCACTGCATTGCTCAAGGGAAAGTTGGCAGTGGTTTTGATGTTAGTTCTGCTGTTTATGGAAGCCATCGCTATGTCCGCTTTTCACCAAAAATCATTTCCTCAGCTCag gAAGCTGTGTGTAGCACACCATTAGATGAAGTGATTGGTGAAGTGTTGAAAGGAAAGTGGGATCATGAAAGGACTAAATTCTCCTTGCCACCATTAATGAATCTG GTATTGGGAGAACCCGGGAGTGGAGGATCATCAACACCATCTATGGTTGGTGCTGTGAAGAAATGGCAAAAATCTGACCCACAAAAGTCAACAGAAACATGGAACAAGTTGTCAGAAGCAAATTCTGAACTTGAACAACACCTTAATTTGTTAAGCAAATTGGCTGCAGAAAACTGGGATTCATACAAAACTGTTGTTGAAAGCTGCAGCATGCTTAAATCAGAGAAG TGGGAGGGGCAATTTAGTAAAACAAGTGATGTAGAAATAGTTAAAGCACTATTGGGAGCAAGAGATTCCATGCAAAACATCCGCTCCCTCATGCGACAGATGGGTGAGGCTGCAGGCATCCCG ATCGAACCTGAATCTCAGACTAGACTCCTGGATGTGACGATGGACACAGAAGGTGTGTTGTTGGGTGGAGTTCCAGGGGCAGGTGGATTTGATGCTGTTTTTGCTATCACTTTAAGTGACTCAAGTGCTAATTTAACCAAAATATGGAGTTCACACAACGTATTGGCATTGTTAGTTAGGGAAGATCCCCGTGGGGTTTCTTTAGAAAGTGATGATCCTCGGGCTAAATAA